From Ictidomys tridecemlineatus isolate mIctTri1 chromosome 2, mIctTri1.hap1, whole genome shotgun sequence, the proteins below share one genomic window:
- the Arvcf gene encoding splicing regulator ARVCF isoform X10 gives MPAELRQEQSPGSQASLATMPEAPEVLEETVTVEEDPGTPTSHVSIVTSEDGTTRRTETKVTKTVKTVTTRTVRQVPLGPDGLPLLDGGPPLGPFADGPLDRHFLLRGGGPAATLSRTYLSSGNGFPDGLEPRDGPSYGSLSRGLGLRPPRTGPFGPGPGDGCFTLPGRREAFPVGPEPGPSSGRSLPERFQAEPYGLEDDTRSLAADDEGGPELEPDYGTATRRRAECGRGLHARAYEDVADDAGELTDERPLYPAATAPLAQPEGGSLGSLDRVVRRSPSVDSARKEPRWRDPELPEVLAMLRHPVDPVKANAAAYLQHLCFENESVKRRVRQLRGLPLLVALLDHPRAEVRRRACGALRNLSYGRDTDNKAAIRDCGGVPALVRLLRAARDNEVRELVTGTLWNLSSYEPLKMVIIDHGLQTLTHEVIVPHSGWEREPNEDSKPRDAEWTTVFKNTSGCLRNVSSDGAEARRRLRECEGLVDALLHALQSAVSRKDTDNKSVENCVCIMRNLSYHVHKEVPGADRYQEAEPGPPGSAAGSQRRRRDDASCFGGKKAKEEWFHQGKKDGEMDRNFDTLDLPKRTEAAKGFELLYQPEVVRLYLSLLTESRNFNTLEAAAGALQNLSAGNWMWATYIRATVRKERGLPVLVELLQSETDKVVRAVAIALRNLSLDRRNKDLIGSYAMAELVRNVRNAQAPAQPGARLEEDTVVAVLNTIHEIVSDSLDNARSLLQARGVPALVALGAASQSVREAKAASHVLQTVWSYKELRSALQRDGWTKARFQVWSTLAFPLPFYHVRFPRALLPTSPPVLCLFKSAAAAAKAPKAASSPGGFDDSTLPLVDKSLDGEKPGSRDVIPMDALSPDGYSTVDRRERRTLGSDSLGEASEKEPLKGDIHPWTTGRWKQAWEAALHINQPLGVGFRASPAGREEKGNRAPPSHTLHWTGA, from the exons ATGCCGGCCGAACTCAGACAG gagcagagcccagggagcCAGGCATCACTGGCCACAATGCCGGAGGCACCTGAGGTGCTGGAGGAGACAGTGACAGTGGAGGAGGACCCTGGTACACCTACCTCCCATGTATCCATTGTCACATCTGAAGATGGGACAACCCGGCGCACTGAAACCAAG GTCACCAAGACTGTCAAGACAGTGACCACGAGGACAGTACGGCAGGTGCCTTTGGGCCCAGATGGACTCCCCCTGCTGGATGGTGGCCCTCCACTTGGCCCTTTTGCTGATGGCCCTCTGGATCGGCATTTCCTACTGCGTGGTGGTGGTCCAGCAGCCACACTCTCCCGAACCTACCTCAGCAGTGGGAATGGCTTTCCTGATGGCCTTGAGCCCCGTGATGGCCCTAGCTATGGCAGCCTGTCCCGGGGTCTAGGGTTACGGCCCCCACGCACTGGCCCCTTCGGCCCAGGACCTGGTGATGGCTGCTTCACACTGCCTGGCCGCCGGGAGGCCTTCCCTGTGGGTCCTGAGCCTGGACCATCAAGTGGTCGTTCCCTGCCCGAGCGCTTCCAGGCAGAGCCCTATGGCTTGGAGGATGACACACGCAGCCTGGCCGCTGATGATGAGGGTGGCCCTGAGCTGGAGCCCGATTACGGCACAGCCACACGGAGAAGAGCTGAGTGTGGGCGGGGCcttcatgccag GGCCTATGAGGATGTAGCAGATGATGCTGGTGAACTGACCGATGAGCGGCCCCTGTACCCAGCAGCAACAGCACCACTGGCCCAGCCAGAGGGGGGCAGTCTGGGCAGCCTGGACCGGGTGGTACGTCGCTCACCCTCAGTGGACAGTGCCCGCAAGGAGCCACGCTGGCGGGACCCTGAGCTACCTGAAGTGCTGGCCATGCTCCGGCACCCTGTGGACCCTGTGAAGGCCAATGCAGCTGCCTACCTGCAGCACTTGTGCTTTGAGAATGAGAGTGTCAAGAGACGTGTACGGCAGCTGCGTGGACTGCCACTACTTGTGGCATTGCTAGACCACCCTCGGGCTGAAGTGCGCCGCCGGGCCTGTGGAGCACTGCGCAATCTCTCCTATGGCCGTGACACCGACAACAAGGCTGCAATCCGGGATTGTGGCGGTGTGCCTGCTCTGGTGCGCCTGCTGCGAGCAGCCCGTGACAACGAGGTCCGTGAGCTGGTCACTG GCACACTCTGGAACCTGTCATCCTACGAACCCCTGAAGATGGTCATCATTGACCATGGCCTGCAGACACTGACCCATGAGGTCATCGTGCCCCACTCGGGCTGGGAGCGAGAGCCCAACGAGGACTCCAAGCCCCGGGATGCTGAGTGGACGACTGTCTTCAAGAACACATCAGGCTGCCTGAG GAATGTGAGCTCAGATGGTGCTGAGGCCAGGCGACGGCTCCGGGAATGTGAAGGACTGGTGGATGCGCTCCTGCATGCCCTGCAGTCAGCTGTGAGCAGAAAGGATACAGACAACaag TCTGTGGAGAACTGCGTGTGCATCATGCGAAACCTGTCCTACCATGTGCACAAGGAGGTGCCTGGGGCTGACAGGTAccaggaggctgagcctgggCCCCCAGGCAGTGCTGCAGGCTCCCAGCGCCGGAGGAGGGATGACGCCAGCTGCTTTGGTGGCAAGAAGGCCAAAG AGGAATGGTTCCATCAAG GAAAGAAGGATGGTGAGATGGACCGAAACTTTGACACATTGGACCTGCCCAAGCGAACTGAGGCTGCAAAAG GCTTTGAGCTACTATACCAGCCAGAGGTAGTACGCCTCTACCTCTCCCTCCTCACGGAGAGTCGGAACTTCAACACCCTAGAAGCTGCAGCAGGTGCCCTACAAAACCTCAGTGCCGGCAACTGGATG TGGGCCACATACATCCGTGCCACAGTGCGCAAGGAGCGTGGGCTGCCGGTGCTGGTAGAGCTACTGCAGTCTGAGACTGACAAGGTGGTGCGTGCTGTAGCCATTGCATTGCGCAACCTCTCCCTGGACCGTCGCAACAAAGACCTCATCG GGAGCTATGCCATGGCAGAACTGGTGCGGAACGTGCGCAATGCTCAGGCTCCAGCTCAACCCGGAGCCCGCCTGGAAGAAGACACAGTGGTTGCTGTTCTGAACACCATCCATGAGATTGTGTCCGACAGCCTGGATAATGCACGCTCACTCTTGCAGGCCCGTGGCGTGCCTGCGCTGGTGGCGCTAGGGGCCGCCAG CCAGTCGGTTCGGGAGGCAAAAGCAGCATCACATGTGCTTCAGACTGTGTGGAGTTACAAGGAGCTACGTAGTGCCCTACAGAGGGATGGCTGGACTAAGGCTCGCTTTCAGGTGTGGTCCACCCTGGCCTTCCCTCTCCCATTTTACCATGTCAGGTTTCCAAGAGCACTGCTTCCCACCTCACCCCCTGTTTTGTGTCTCTTTAAGTCGGCTGCTGCAGCAGCCAAAGCACCCAAGGCAGCTTCTAGTCCCGGAGGCTTCGATGACAGCACGCTGCCTCTAGTAGACAAGAGCCTTG ATGGTGAGAAGCCAGGCAGCCGGGATGTGATCCCCATGGATGCCCTTAGCCCAG ATGGATATTCCACCGTGGACCGGAGGGAGCGGAGGACTCTGGGTAGTGACTCCTTAGGGGAGGCCTCAGAGAAGGAACCATTAAAA
- the Arvcf gene encoding splicing regulator ARVCF isoform X6, translating into MVPMWAAATSLMSDLRTTLWWTQPTRLMEQSPGSQASLATMPEAPEVLEETVTVEEDPGTPTSHVSIVTSEDGTTRRTETKVTKTVKTVTTRTVRQVPLGPDGLPLLDGGPPLGPFADGPLDRHFLLRGGGPAATLSRTYLSSGNGFPDGLEPRDGPSYGSLSRGLGLRPPRTGPFGPGPGDGCFTLPGRREAFPVGPEPGPSSGRSLPERFQAEPYGLEDDTRSLAADDEGGPELEPDYGTATRRRAECGRGLHARAYEDVADDAGELTDERPLYPAATAPLAQPEGGSLGSLDRVVRRSPSVDSARKEPRWRDPELPEVLAMLRHPVDPVKANAAAYLQHLCFENESVKRRVRQLRGLPLLVALLDHPRAEVRRRACGALRNLSYGRDTDNKAAIRDCGGVPALVRLLRAARDNEVRELVTGTLWNLSSYEPLKMVIIDHGLQTLTHEVIVPHSGWEREPNEDSKPRDAEWTTVFKNTSGCLRNVSSDGAEARRRLRECEGLVDALLHALQSAVSRKDTDNKSVENCVCIMRNLSYHVHKEVPGADRYQEAEPGPPGSAAGSQRRRRDDASCFGGKKAKEEWFHQGKKDGEMDRNFDTLDLPKRTEAAKGFELLYQPEVVRLYLSLLTESRNFNTLEAAAGALQNLSAGNWMWATYIRATVRKERGLPVLVELLQSETDKVVRAVAIALRNLSLDRRNKDLIGSYAMAELVRNVRNAQAPAQPGARLEEDTVVAVLNTIHEIVSDSLDNARSLLQARGVPALVALGAASQSVREAKAASHVLQTVWSYKELRSALQRDGWTKARFQVWSTLAFPLPFYHVRFPRALLPTSPPVLCLFKSAAAAAKAPKAASSPGGFDDSTLPLVDKSLDGEKPGSRDVIPMDALSPDGYSTVDRRERRTLGSDSLGEASEKEPLKGDIHPWTTGRWKQAWEAALHINQPLGVGFRASPAGREEKGNRAPPSHTLHWTGA; encoded by the exons gagcagagcccagggagcCAGGCATCACTGGCCACAATGCCGGAGGCACCTGAGGTGCTGGAGGAGACAGTGACAGTGGAGGAGGACCCTGGTACACCTACCTCCCATGTATCCATTGTCACATCTGAAGATGGGACAACCCGGCGCACTGAAACCAAG GTCACCAAGACTGTCAAGACAGTGACCACGAGGACAGTACGGCAGGTGCCTTTGGGCCCAGATGGACTCCCCCTGCTGGATGGTGGCCCTCCACTTGGCCCTTTTGCTGATGGCCCTCTGGATCGGCATTTCCTACTGCGTGGTGGTGGTCCAGCAGCCACACTCTCCCGAACCTACCTCAGCAGTGGGAATGGCTTTCCTGATGGCCTTGAGCCCCGTGATGGCCCTAGCTATGGCAGCCTGTCCCGGGGTCTAGGGTTACGGCCCCCACGCACTGGCCCCTTCGGCCCAGGACCTGGTGATGGCTGCTTCACACTGCCTGGCCGCCGGGAGGCCTTCCCTGTGGGTCCTGAGCCTGGACCATCAAGTGGTCGTTCCCTGCCCGAGCGCTTCCAGGCAGAGCCCTATGGCTTGGAGGATGACACACGCAGCCTGGCCGCTGATGATGAGGGTGGCCCTGAGCTGGAGCCCGATTACGGCACAGCCACACGGAGAAGAGCTGAGTGTGGGCGGGGCcttcatgccag GGCCTATGAGGATGTAGCAGATGATGCTGGTGAACTGACCGATGAGCGGCCCCTGTACCCAGCAGCAACAGCACCACTGGCCCAGCCAGAGGGGGGCAGTCTGGGCAGCCTGGACCGGGTGGTACGTCGCTCACCCTCAGTGGACAGTGCCCGCAAGGAGCCACGCTGGCGGGACCCTGAGCTACCTGAAGTGCTGGCCATGCTCCGGCACCCTGTGGACCCTGTGAAGGCCAATGCAGCTGCCTACCTGCAGCACTTGTGCTTTGAGAATGAGAGTGTCAAGAGACGTGTACGGCAGCTGCGTGGACTGCCACTACTTGTGGCATTGCTAGACCACCCTCGGGCTGAAGTGCGCCGCCGGGCCTGTGGAGCACTGCGCAATCTCTCCTATGGCCGTGACACCGACAACAAGGCTGCAATCCGGGATTGTGGCGGTGTGCCTGCTCTGGTGCGCCTGCTGCGAGCAGCCCGTGACAACGAGGTCCGTGAGCTGGTCACTG GCACACTCTGGAACCTGTCATCCTACGAACCCCTGAAGATGGTCATCATTGACCATGGCCTGCAGACACTGACCCATGAGGTCATCGTGCCCCACTCGGGCTGGGAGCGAGAGCCCAACGAGGACTCCAAGCCCCGGGATGCTGAGTGGACGACTGTCTTCAAGAACACATCAGGCTGCCTGAG GAATGTGAGCTCAGATGGTGCTGAGGCCAGGCGACGGCTCCGGGAATGTGAAGGACTGGTGGATGCGCTCCTGCATGCCCTGCAGTCAGCTGTGAGCAGAAAGGATACAGACAACaag TCTGTGGAGAACTGCGTGTGCATCATGCGAAACCTGTCCTACCATGTGCACAAGGAGGTGCCTGGGGCTGACAGGTAccaggaggctgagcctgggCCCCCAGGCAGTGCTGCAGGCTCCCAGCGCCGGAGGAGGGATGACGCCAGCTGCTTTGGTGGCAAGAAGGCCAAAG AGGAATGGTTCCATCAAG GAAAGAAGGATGGTGAGATGGACCGAAACTTTGACACATTGGACCTGCCCAAGCGAACTGAGGCTGCAAAAG GCTTTGAGCTACTATACCAGCCAGAGGTAGTACGCCTCTACCTCTCCCTCCTCACGGAGAGTCGGAACTTCAACACCCTAGAAGCTGCAGCAGGTGCCCTACAAAACCTCAGTGCCGGCAACTGGATG TGGGCCACATACATCCGTGCCACAGTGCGCAAGGAGCGTGGGCTGCCGGTGCTGGTAGAGCTACTGCAGTCTGAGACTGACAAGGTGGTGCGTGCTGTAGCCATTGCATTGCGCAACCTCTCCCTGGACCGTCGCAACAAAGACCTCATCG GGAGCTATGCCATGGCAGAACTGGTGCGGAACGTGCGCAATGCTCAGGCTCCAGCTCAACCCGGAGCCCGCCTGGAAGAAGACACAGTGGTTGCTGTTCTGAACACCATCCATGAGATTGTGTCCGACAGCCTGGATAATGCACGCTCACTCTTGCAGGCCCGTGGCGTGCCTGCGCTGGTGGCGCTAGGGGCCGCCAG CCAGTCGGTTCGGGAGGCAAAAGCAGCATCACATGTGCTTCAGACTGTGTGGAGTTACAAGGAGCTACGTAGTGCCCTACAGAGGGATGGCTGGACTAAGGCTCGCTTTCAGGTGTGGTCCACCCTGGCCTTCCCTCTCCCATTTTACCATGTCAGGTTTCCAAGAGCACTGCTTCCCACCTCACCCCCTGTTTTGTGTCTCTTTAAGTCGGCTGCTGCAGCAGCCAAAGCACCCAAGGCAGCTTCTAGTCCCGGAGGCTTCGATGACAGCACGCTGCCTCTAGTAGACAAGAGCCTTG ATGGTGAGAAGCCAGGCAGCCGGGATGTGATCCCCATGGATGCCCTTAGCCCAG ATGGATATTCCACCGTGGACCGGAGGGAGCGGAGGACTCTGGGTAGTGACTCCTTAGGGGAGGCCTCAGAGAAGGAACCATTAAAA
- the Arvcf gene encoding splicing regulator ARVCF isoform X11, whose product MPEAPEVLEETVTVEEDPGTPTSHVSIVTSEDGTTRRTETKVTKTVKTVTTRTVRQVPLGPDGLPLLDGGPPLGPFADGPLDRHFLLRGGGPAATLSRTYLSSGNGFPDGLEPRDGPSYGSLSRGLGLRPPRTGPFGPGPGDGCFTLPGRREAFPVGPEPGPSSGRSLPERFQAEPYGLEDDTRSLAADDEGGPELEPDYGTATRRRAECGRGLHARAYEDVADDAGELTDERPLYPAATAPLAQPEGGSLGSLDRVVRRSPSVDSARKEPRWRDPELPEVLAMLRHPVDPVKANAAAYLQHLCFENESVKRRVRQLRGLPLLVALLDHPRAEVRRRACGALRNLSYGRDTDNKAAIRDCGGVPALVRLLRAARDNEVRELVTGTLWNLSSYEPLKMVIIDHGLQTLTHEVIVPHSGWEREPNEDSKPRDAEWTTVFKNTSGCLRNVSSDGAEARRRLRECEGLVDALLHALQSAVSRKDTDNKSVENCVCIMRNLSYHVHKEVPGADRYQEAEPGPPGSAAGSQRRRRDDASCFGGKKAKEEWFHQGKKDGEMDRNFDTLDLPKRTEAAKGFELLYQPEVVRLYLSLLTESRNFNTLEAAAGALQNLSAGNWMWATYIRATVRKERGLPVLVELLQSETDKVVRAVAIALRNLSLDRRNKDLIGSYAMAELVRNVRNAQAPAQPGARLEEDTVVAVLNTIHEIVSDSLDNARSLLQARGVPALVALGAASQSVREAKAASHVLQTVWSYKELRSALQRDGWTKARFQVWSTLAFPLPFYHVRFPRALLPTSPPVLCLFKSAAAAAKAPKAASSPGGFDDSTLPLVDKSLDGEKPGSRDVIPMDALSPDGYSTVDRRERRTLGSDSLGEASEKEPLKGDIHPWTTGRWKQAWEAALHINQPLGVGFRASPAGREEKGNRAPPSHTLHWTGA is encoded by the exons ATGCCGGAGGCACCTGAGGTGCTGGAGGAGACAGTGACAGTGGAGGAGGACCCTGGTACACCTACCTCCCATGTATCCATTGTCACATCTGAAGATGGGACAACCCGGCGCACTGAAACCAAG GTCACCAAGACTGTCAAGACAGTGACCACGAGGACAGTACGGCAGGTGCCTTTGGGCCCAGATGGACTCCCCCTGCTGGATGGTGGCCCTCCACTTGGCCCTTTTGCTGATGGCCCTCTGGATCGGCATTTCCTACTGCGTGGTGGTGGTCCAGCAGCCACACTCTCCCGAACCTACCTCAGCAGTGGGAATGGCTTTCCTGATGGCCTTGAGCCCCGTGATGGCCCTAGCTATGGCAGCCTGTCCCGGGGTCTAGGGTTACGGCCCCCACGCACTGGCCCCTTCGGCCCAGGACCTGGTGATGGCTGCTTCACACTGCCTGGCCGCCGGGAGGCCTTCCCTGTGGGTCCTGAGCCTGGACCATCAAGTGGTCGTTCCCTGCCCGAGCGCTTCCAGGCAGAGCCCTATGGCTTGGAGGATGACACACGCAGCCTGGCCGCTGATGATGAGGGTGGCCCTGAGCTGGAGCCCGATTACGGCACAGCCACACGGAGAAGAGCTGAGTGTGGGCGGGGCcttcatgccag GGCCTATGAGGATGTAGCAGATGATGCTGGTGAACTGACCGATGAGCGGCCCCTGTACCCAGCAGCAACAGCACCACTGGCCCAGCCAGAGGGGGGCAGTCTGGGCAGCCTGGACCGGGTGGTACGTCGCTCACCCTCAGTGGACAGTGCCCGCAAGGAGCCACGCTGGCGGGACCCTGAGCTACCTGAAGTGCTGGCCATGCTCCGGCACCCTGTGGACCCTGTGAAGGCCAATGCAGCTGCCTACCTGCAGCACTTGTGCTTTGAGAATGAGAGTGTCAAGAGACGTGTACGGCAGCTGCGTGGACTGCCACTACTTGTGGCATTGCTAGACCACCCTCGGGCTGAAGTGCGCCGCCGGGCCTGTGGAGCACTGCGCAATCTCTCCTATGGCCGTGACACCGACAACAAGGCTGCAATCCGGGATTGTGGCGGTGTGCCTGCTCTGGTGCGCCTGCTGCGAGCAGCCCGTGACAACGAGGTCCGTGAGCTGGTCACTG GCACACTCTGGAACCTGTCATCCTACGAACCCCTGAAGATGGTCATCATTGACCATGGCCTGCAGACACTGACCCATGAGGTCATCGTGCCCCACTCGGGCTGGGAGCGAGAGCCCAACGAGGACTCCAAGCCCCGGGATGCTGAGTGGACGACTGTCTTCAAGAACACATCAGGCTGCCTGAG GAATGTGAGCTCAGATGGTGCTGAGGCCAGGCGACGGCTCCGGGAATGTGAAGGACTGGTGGATGCGCTCCTGCATGCCCTGCAGTCAGCTGTGAGCAGAAAGGATACAGACAACaag TCTGTGGAGAACTGCGTGTGCATCATGCGAAACCTGTCCTACCATGTGCACAAGGAGGTGCCTGGGGCTGACAGGTAccaggaggctgagcctgggCCCCCAGGCAGTGCTGCAGGCTCCCAGCGCCGGAGGAGGGATGACGCCAGCTGCTTTGGTGGCAAGAAGGCCAAAG AGGAATGGTTCCATCAAG GAAAGAAGGATGGTGAGATGGACCGAAACTTTGACACATTGGACCTGCCCAAGCGAACTGAGGCTGCAAAAG GCTTTGAGCTACTATACCAGCCAGAGGTAGTACGCCTCTACCTCTCCCTCCTCACGGAGAGTCGGAACTTCAACACCCTAGAAGCTGCAGCAGGTGCCCTACAAAACCTCAGTGCCGGCAACTGGATG TGGGCCACATACATCCGTGCCACAGTGCGCAAGGAGCGTGGGCTGCCGGTGCTGGTAGAGCTACTGCAGTCTGAGACTGACAAGGTGGTGCGTGCTGTAGCCATTGCATTGCGCAACCTCTCCCTGGACCGTCGCAACAAAGACCTCATCG GGAGCTATGCCATGGCAGAACTGGTGCGGAACGTGCGCAATGCTCAGGCTCCAGCTCAACCCGGAGCCCGCCTGGAAGAAGACACAGTGGTTGCTGTTCTGAACACCATCCATGAGATTGTGTCCGACAGCCTGGATAATGCACGCTCACTCTTGCAGGCCCGTGGCGTGCCTGCGCTGGTGGCGCTAGGGGCCGCCAG CCAGTCGGTTCGGGAGGCAAAAGCAGCATCACATGTGCTTCAGACTGTGTGGAGTTACAAGGAGCTACGTAGTGCCCTACAGAGGGATGGCTGGACTAAGGCTCGCTTTCAGGTGTGGTCCACCCTGGCCTTCCCTCTCCCATTTTACCATGTCAGGTTTCCAAGAGCACTGCTTCCCACCTCACCCCCTGTTTTGTGTCTCTTTAAGTCGGCTGCTGCAGCAGCCAAAGCACCCAAGGCAGCTTCTAGTCCCGGAGGCTTCGATGACAGCACGCTGCCTCTAGTAGACAAGAGCCTTG ATGGTGAGAAGCCAGGCAGCCGGGATGTGATCCCCATGGATGCCCTTAGCCCAG ATGGATATTCCACCGTGGACCGGAGGGAGCGGAGGACTCTGGGTAGTGACTCCTTAGGGGAGGCCTCAGAGAAGGAACCATTAAAA
- the Arvcf gene encoding splicing regulator ARVCF isoform X14 translates to MPAELRQEQSPGSQASLATMPEAPEVLEETVTVEEDPGTPTSHVSIVTSEDGTTRRTETKVTKTVKTVTTRTVRQVPLGPDGLPLLDGGPPLGPFADGPLDRHFLLRGGGPAATLSRTYLSSGNGFPDGLEPRDGPSYGSLSRGLGLRPPRTGPFGPGPGDGCFTLPGRREAFPVGPEPGPSSGRSLPERFQAEPYGLEDDTRSLAADDEGGPELEPDYGTATRRRAECGRGLHARAYEDVADDAGELTDERPLYPAATAPLAQPEGGSLGSLDRVVRRSPSVDSARKEPRWRDPELPEVLAMLRHPVDPVKANAAAYLQHLCFENESVKRRVRQLRGLPLLVALLDHPRAEVRRRACGALRNLSYGRDTDNKAAIRDCGGVPALVRLLRAARDNEVRELVTGTLWNLSSYEPLKMVIIDHGLQTLTHEVIVPHSGWEREPNEDSKPRDAEWTTVFKNTSGCLRNVSSDGAEARRRLRECEGLVDALLHALQSAVSRKDTDNKSVENCVCIMRNLSYHVHKEVPGADRYQEAEPGPPGSAAGSQRRRRDDASCFGGKKAKGKKDGEMDRNFDTLDLPKRTEAAKGFELLYQPEVVRLYLSLLTESRNFNTLEAAAGALQNLSAGNWMWATYIRATVRKERGLPVLVELLQSETDKVVRAVAIALRNLSLDRRNKDLIGSYAMAELVRNVRNAQAPAQPGARLEEDTVVAVLNTIHEIVSDSLDNARSLLQARGVPALVALGAASQSVREAKAASHVLQTVWSYKELRSALQRDGWTKARFQSAAAAAKAPKAASSPGGFDDSTLPLVDKSLDGEKPGSRDVIPMDALSPDGYSTVDRRERRTLGSDSLGEASEKEPLKPDPCRKALLPGPSRPSVRLVDAVGDTKPQPVDSWV, encoded by the exons ATGCCGGCCGAACTCAGACAG gagcagagcccagggagcCAGGCATCACTGGCCACAATGCCGGAGGCACCTGAGGTGCTGGAGGAGACAGTGACAGTGGAGGAGGACCCTGGTACACCTACCTCCCATGTATCCATTGTCACATCTGAAGATGGGACAACCCGGCGCACTGAAACCAAG GTCACCAAGACTGTCAAGACAGTGACCACGAGGACAGTACGGCAGGTGCCTTTGGGCCCAGATGGACTCCCCCTGCTGGATGGTGGCCCTCCACTTGGCCCTTTTGCTGATGGCCCTCTGGATCGGCATTTCCTACTGCGTGGTGGTGGTCCAGCAGCCACACTCTCCCGAACCTACCTCAGCAGTGGGAATGGCTTTCCTGATGGCCTTGAGCCCCGTGATGGCCCTAGCTATGGCAGCCTGTCCCGGGGTCTAGGGTTACGGCCCCCACGCACTGGCCCCTTCGGCCCAGGACCTGGTGATGGCTGCTTCACACTGCCTGGCCGCCGGGAGGCCTTCCCTGTGGGTCCTGAGCCTGGACCATCAAGTGGTCGTTCCCTGCCCGAGCGCTTCCAGGCAGAGCCCTATGGCTTGGAGGATGACACACGCAGCCTGGCCGCTGATGATGAGGGTGGCCCTGAGCTGGAGCCCGATTACGGCACAGCCACACGGAGAAGAGCTGAGTGTGGGCGGGGCcttcatgccag GGCCTATGAGGATGTAGCAGATGATGCTGGTGAACTGACCGATGAGCGGCCCCTGTACCCAGCAGCAACAGCACCACTGGCCCAGCCAGAGGGGGGCAGTCTGGGCAGCCTGGACCGGGTGGTACGTCGCTCACCCTCAGTGGACAGTGCCCGCAAGGAGCCACGCTGGCGGGACCCTGAGCTACCTGAAGTGCTGGCCATGCTCCGGCACCCTGTGGACCCTGTGAAGGCCAATGCAGCTGCCTACCTGCAGCACTTGTGCTTTGAGAATGAGAGTGTCAAGAGACGTGTACGGCAGCTGCGTGGACTGCCACTACTTGTGGCATTGCTAGACCACCCTCGGGCTGAAGTGCGCCGCCGGGCCTGTGGAGCACTGCGCAATCTCTCCTATGGCCGTGACACCGACAACAAGGCTGCAATCCGGGATTGTGGCGGTGTGCCTGCTCTGGTGCGCCTGCTGCGAGCAGCCCGTGACAACGAGGTCCGTGAGCTGGTCACTG GCACACTCTGGAACCTGTCATCCTACGAACCCCTGAAGATGGTCATCATTGACCATGGCCTGCAGACACTGACCCATGAGGTCATCGTGCCCCACTCGGGCTGGGAGCGAGAGCCCAACGAGGACTCCAAGCCCCGGGATGCTGAGTGGACGACTGTCTTCAAGAACACATCAGGCTGCCTGAG GAATGTGAGCTCAGATGGTGCTGAGGCCAGGCGACGGCTCCGGGAATGTGAAGGACTGGTGGATGCGCTCCTGCATGCCCTGCAGTCAGCTGTGAGCAGAAAGGATACAGACAACaag TCTGTGGAGAACTGCGTGTGCATCATGCGAAACCTGTCCTACCATGTGCACAAGGAGGTGCCTGGGGCTGACAGGTAccaggaggctgagcctgggCCCCCAGGCAGTGCTGCAGGCTCCCAGCGCCGGAGGAGGGATGACGCCAGCTGCTTTGGTGGCAAGAAGGCCAAAG GAAAGAAGGATGGTGAGATGGACCGAAACTTTGACACATTGGACCTGCCCAAGCGAACTGAGGCTGCAAAAG GCTTTGAGCTACTATACCAGCCAGAGGTAGTACGCCTCTACCTCTCCCTCCTCACGGAGAGTCGGAACTTCAACACCCTAGAAGCTGCAGCAGGTGCCCTACAAAACCTCAGTGCCGGCAACTGGATG TGGGCCACATACATCCGTGCCACAGTGCGCAAGGAGCGTGGGCTGCCGGTGCTGGTAGAGCTACTGCAGTCTGAGACTGACAAGGTGGTGCGTGCTGTAGCCATTGCATTGCGCAACCTCTCCCTGGACCGTCGCAACAAAGACCTCATCG GGAGCTATGCCATGGCAGAACTGGTGCGGAACGTGCGCAATGCTCAGGCTCCAGCTCAACCCGGAGCCCGCCTGGAAGAAGACACAGTGGTTGCTGTTCTGAACACCATCCATGAGATTGTGTCCGACAGCCTGGATAATGCACGCTCACTCTTGCAGGCCCGTGGCGTGCCTGCGCTGGTGGCGCTAGGGGCCGCCAG CCAGTCGGTTCGGGAGGCAAAAGCAGCATCACATGTGCTTCAGACTGTGTGGAGTTACAAGGAGCTACGTAGTGCCCTACAGAGGGATGGCTGGACTAAGGCTCGCTTTCAG TCGGCTGCTGCAGCAGCCAAAGCACCCAAGGCAGCTTCTAGTCCCGGAGGCTTCGATGACAGCACGCTGCCTCTAGTAGACAAGAGCCTTG ATGGTGAGAAGCCAGGCAGCCGGGATGTGATCCCCATGGATGCCCTTAGCCCAG ATGGATATTCCACCGTGGACCGGAGGGAGCGGAGGACTCTGGGTAGTGACTCCTTAGGGGAGGCCTCAGAGAAGGAACCATTAAAA